A section of the Stenotrophomonas acidaminiphila genome encodes:
- a CDS encoding flagellar biosynthesis protein FlgF — MDKALYVAMTGARASLQAQATVSHNLANSDTPGFKEALANTEAFPVQGQGYASRIDALHVDAGFNRRTGAQQITGNALDLSLQPGNWLAVQSRDGSEAYTRAGALTLTPNGQLVTADGNAVLDENGNPVAVPPHQAMEIGHDGTLSIIPLGEGPQTMAMVGRLRVVQAPDAQLQRGLDGLMRNSNPQQPFAQVQGKALDSGMLESSNVDAAGALVQMIQLQRQFEMQVKVIKHGDENARSANTLLRLNG; from the coding sequence ATGGACAAAGCCCTCTACGTCGCCATGACCGGCGCCCGCGCCTCGCTGCAGGCGCAGGCCACCGTTTCCCACAACCTGGCCAATTCCGACACGCCCGGTTTCAAGGAAGCCCTGGCCAACACCGAGGCGTTCCCGGTCCAGGGCCAGGGCTACGCTTCGCGGATCGACGCGCTCCACGTCGATGCCGGCTTCAACCGTCGCACCGGCGCACAGCAGATCACCGGCAACGCGCTGGACCTGTCGCTGCAGCCGGGCAACTGGCTGGCGGTGCAGTCGCGCGACGGCAGCGAGGCCTATACCCGCGCCGGTGCGTTGACGCTCACCCCCAACGGCCAGCTGGTCACCGCCGACGGCAATGCGGTGCTGGACGAGAACGGCAACCCGGTGGCGGTGCCGCCACACCAGGCCATGGAGATCGGCCACGACGGCACCCTGTCGATCATCCCGCTGGGCGAAGGCCCGCAGACCATGGCCATGGTCGGGCGGCTGCGCGTGGTGCAGGCGCCCGACGCGCAACTGCAGCGCGGCCTCGACGGGCTGATGCGCAACAGCAACCCGCAGCAGCCGTTCGCCCAGGTCCAGGGCAAGGCGCTGGACAGCGGCATGCTCGAGTCCAGCAACGTCGACGCGGCCGGCGCGCTGGTGCAGATGATCCAGCTGCAGCGCCAGTTCGAGATGCAGGTCAAGGTCATCAAGCACGGCGACGAAAACGCGCGCAGCGCCAACACGCTGCTGCGCCTGAACGGCTGA